GTCGGTGTTGCACGATGCGACGACAACATCACCGGTGTTGTGGACGTCACCGTGCAACTTCGCCGACGTTGCAATTGATGCTACAATGCTACAAAACATCGCCTGTGTTGTTGAAGCACCGGGCAACACACAACACCTCGTAGCACCCGAGCGGATCGGCTTGTACGACAACGTGGGCTTGCTACACCGGCGTCCCCTGACTACTCCAttgcggcggcggtggctggcGCTTCATCCGGCATTCGGTGGCTCGGTGCCCCCAGCCTGCCATACCCGTGACGGGCAGTACCTCTCCTTGGAGCAGTAGGCGTCTTTTTTAGAGTATTTTTCGGATGAAGCAGTAGGCGTCTTGCGTAGAGTATAGGGGGAAGAGCATCGTGCCGCCTATTAACAAAAATACCACGCATCAGAATTGTTCATAGTATATTTTTTCAGCGTGTATTTTAAAATTGATCTTTGTGTTTTAAAAATATTTCATcttatattttaaaaatgttcattgtaTTTTAAAAATAGGTTCGCCGTGTACTTGAAAATATTCATCGTGTATTTGCAAAATGTtcgctgtgtcttaaaaatactTCGCTGTGTCTTCAAATTTTTCATCTGtactttaaaaatgttcatcatgctTTAAAAATATATGCATCGTATATGCTCATCGTGTCTTACTAATGTCCCTTGTGTATTCAAAAATATCCAtcatgtgttttaaaaatgttcatcgtgtATTAGAAAAGTACCATGCATCAAAATTGTTGATGTtgtatttagaaaatgttcatcgtgcattttaaaaatgttcatcttgtgcgTCGTGCACGAATAATACGAAGTTTTTTTACACTTCAGGGTCGCCTTGTGCTTGGGTGCTCCTATCATTCTGAAGAATTCGGTGAAAATCCATGGAAACGAactatttttcaaattcatgaagaTCTTTTTAATTCCTGATCATTTCTTCAAAGACGCGGACATTTGTTTTTCCTATTCACGAACATTTCTCAAATTCGGGAACATTTTTGCAATttcgtgaacatttttaaaaatacatgatttttttggtattcacgaacattttttcaAGTTGATGAACATATTTTCAGATACCCAAACATTTTTTCCTGTTCACAATTGTTTTCAGAATTGTGAGGCAGTACACGTACAGGGGGATAAAGAAGGGCACGTAAGGAAACTCTGTCCATTCACATTGTCTTAGACATCGCCGCATTATAACTCAGTTACTCAGAGTATGCAGATTGCAGAAGCATATAATTGCAGCACTTGTCCCCTAAAAATAGTTGAATATCTCTGCCTCGTATCAAAACTTCTCAAGGCTCTCACATTACAAGGTTGGTGTTCAGTTATGATGCCCACATATATATCAATATATGCCAGGTTCTGGATGAAATCTTGAACCAAGACTTTCAGTTGGCTAGCTATGCCACCTGGGTTGGCACGTGGTACTGCCGTATTATATCATTCGACAAGAAGTTTAAATTTGTGAACCTTTTGAAACAAAAGAAGCCACTGATCAATGTTTGAAAATAAACCTTGCGGTTTCAAAAACTTCAGTTCAGGAGGTTCAGTTTTAGGTGTCATTTTCTACAGTTTCGCCAGTTTTGCCATTTAGCAGATTAGTAAATTAGTTAGCAGATTTAGCTGGCAGGCTTAACAACCCGCAGCAAGTTTCTCACCTCTTTGATATGTTCGTGGGATGGCACGAACGTTGTGGATGATGATGGCGCATAGTCCGGGCCATGAGCTCCGTCTCTTTTTCTGTAATCTGAATAAGTAGAAGAGAAAAAAGAGTAGAAAAGCCGCGGATGTTTGAGCAGCACAAAACCTCTCTTCCACCTCTCATAGTTTTGGCAACCGACATGCATGCTGACCCCGTTCAATAAGATATCATGCCAAATGATATGCCAAAGACTTGGTCATTAGTCAACGGTAGAAGTAAAAgaaactgaagccactgaaacTGAATTCcctcaaaaaataaataaaagccACTGAAACTGAAGCACTTCCCCTGGAAAGCAATGTTTGCATTCTTCAGGAGCCTGCTTCACAAGAAAATACAACTTGTGAATTGTGATGCGATGCGCTAGAGTGGTCTACCAGCCAAGACTAGCACAGCGGAGGTCGTGTCCCGCTTAGTACAATGAGAAGTGCAATTCATTTCACAGTGAAAACCAGCTTCAAGGAGTTATCATGAATACGAAATATCCACGATATCCATTTGataaaatagtactccctccgttcctaaatacaagtctttggagagatttcagtatggactacatacggagcaaaatgagtgaatcatactttaaaatgcatctatatacatccgtatgtggtcagtagtggaatctctataaagacttatatttaggaacagagggagtacttgacAAGAGTACACCTTATCCTCCTCGACTCAGTACCATCTCAAAATACAAATAATTGAAAAGGTTCACTAGTGACAACTAATCCATGAATCATACAACAGTGTCTGTAAACTTTAGCTTGCAGTGCAAGAGCATTATTATTTTCAGAAGACTTGCCCCAAACTCGGAAAGTGAATCCGGACATGCGAGGGAATCTCCTTGCTGAATTCATAGCGAAGCCAAGACGTCTCCTCAAATGTCCACTCCTGAAGCATGTACTTGCACCTCACACACACTGGACTCTTATATAGTCTTATGTCCTCCAGATTCACCGCTGCTTCCACGACATTTCTCGCAAAGCGCACGAGTTTGTCTACTGCATGAAACCTCCCATAGATACTGAGCCCAGCCAGGTTGTGGTGCTTGAAATCAGATGTAGATGGTTCCCACTCTAGTCCCTTGTCCTTCTCCTTGCAAACCACAGGcaactccctccgtttccccgtTACCATTTCACATAAATGATTCCGCACCTGCATTTGGTCAGGTAAAAAATTCCTAACTGGCCAGGGAAGTTTGAACATCGAAAATGAGAATTGAAGAATCGGTACAAGAGTTCACCAAGATGTGTAGTTCCTTAAGGCTGGGTGCACCATCCAGTAAGAACATTGTCCAAGTCAGGTCGCACTCTTCAGCAATGTTAATCAAATTCAGAATACTGAGTTTGTGGAACACCGGTAACAATTGTCTTCGACCTTCCGGTTTGACCCAAATCTGCAAAAGATGTAGTAATGCAGAATTATGTTAACCAAAAATAATGATTACAACCTCCCCATGACATGGCCAGCAAAACATATACACTTCACTGACAACATTGAGGACCTTCACTAACCTTTTCGCTTTTGAAGTCCAAAGACAGGTTGCTTATGGCAGCTTTATCAAGCAACTCACTTAACTTGAGCATCTTGTGCCAAGTGAAAGCAACATTAATGATGGACACAGTCTGGAGCAGTGGGACATAGCCAAGACAGAAGGGGTCATCCCGACATCTAAACACATTAAACTTCAGTTTTGTGAGCTTTGGTGCCCACTTCAGATCAACCCTCTCAAAACGGCCACAGACAATCACTAGTTCACTGAGTTGCGGGTGTTCCACTTCCAGCAAAGACTTAATACCCATGTCACATTCGTAGAGGGAGAGGAACTCCAGTTGCTTGCATATACTGAAAATCTTGGGGAAGCCTGATTCTCCTAACCTCAAATTCTCTAGCGTGAGGCGTGCAAGACCACCAAATGCGTTTGGACATGAATCAAAGAATGACATGAATTGCTTCCCATATATGAGCAGCTCATTCTTGGTACACTTCTTACGCACCTTCGTCAAGATTGTAAACTCAGCTGAATCAACCTTTTGTGTTGCTATGGCGTTGGCAACAGTCTGGCCAATTAAAATGGACTCATCTCCCAAGTAGAATTGCATGCGCAACAGGTGAATGGGGTACAGACTTCCAGCTCTCCTTTCCAGTATGCTCCTGGTTGCTTCCAGCACGGTGGTGTTGGCCCGAACTATATCATCTGGGGTTAACTTGCTCCAGTCTTCGTGCTTCGGCTCAAAAGAACCAGCCAATATAACAACTTTCGAGAGTATAGCAGGGATTTGCTTCCAACGTCTGGACAGGACGGTGGTTCGTGCGACGTCAACGATACCAAGTCGCTCGACAATGTTGAGCAAAACATCATCAGGCAACTTGCTGAGCCGATCATCTTGACTGTCCTCCTACATTTGATAAGGAAACAAATCAGAGTTGATTTCTTATTAGCATCATCATCATAGATGCCTGCGAAGCACGGATACGGACAAATCTGCCATTTCCACGTACATAATGCCGGTTATAGAGAGGATGATCCAGCTAGAGCTCAAAGGGTGACAACACCAACAACGATACACTAATTGGTAAGTATAAAAATCCGTATAGCAGTTTCGATATTATATAATTCGTATATTTACCCACATAAAAATGCAATACTGATTATATATTCCCACCAAAACTTAAAAAAAAAAACCCATGAGTTCTGAACTTCTGCTTATGGTTCCTACTTTCTATTATTCACCACCATGTAGTTTTTTTTGGCGGGTGATGTTGTACGAGGGCCTAGGTAAGGAAAGAGGATCAGGAGGAGGAACTCACCACCATGTTCGCCATCACCGGAGAGGTTTTGCGATGTCTCGGGACTTGCTGGCCTCCGGCGAATTCTAGTGACTGCCAGGGAGACCACCGCTTGGCAGGGGCAGAGCTAGCAATTGACAACAGGATGGTCCGCCTCAAAAGgtttgacaacaaatatgacatgtAAACATTGTAACTAATTGCAAATTACCACATAGAAATAGATTAATATGGTCTTACAAACACACTAAAATTCTCATTTATGTCTCAGTTTTATAAACACATAAAATTCTCATTTATATCATGATTCACCTCAGAAAAAGCATCTTGCGTTTGTTCGACCACCACAGCCGGCATATGCACAAGCTCTCTAATTTGCTCTTCAGCCACATCTAACATATCATTCTTCCCTATCTTCCTAGCATGCTTGTGGAAAAGTTTTGCAATATCTCCGATCCTCTTCATTCTTCAATAATTCTTCAACAAGAATCTACTTTTATCGATCAATGACACAATTGAAAAGAAATGATGTGCTAAATTTACCGGTCCATGTTCATGTATTTTACTGGACAGAGCACAAATCAGCAAGCAATGAATTGAAGCTAACCCTAAATCAGAGGTTGGGGAATCGGAATATGGTACCTCAAATCAGGCTGAGCCGAGTGCCGGAGTGAAGACCGGGCGGTGGGCGGCTGCCGCCGGCCTGCGGGGGCGCCAGGCGGCCGGGGCAGGGCAGCAGGGTTGCGGCCACGGGCGGTGGCGCGGCTGGCGCCGAGCGCCGGGCAAGCCGAGGGCGCGACGGAGAGTCAGGTGCGGAGGAGCCACCTGGGAGGATGGGCGGCCGGCGACGGGCAAGGGCGGCGAGGCAAGCAGAGGCGGGGACGGGGCGGACGGCGGCTGGGCGTGGGGCAGGCTCTAGCGTCGCGTTCGTGGTGTCTAGTTTTTTTTTTTCGAGGAAGCGTGGTGTCTGCCTGAGAGCAGAGGCTCAGGGGCGTGGGTTGTTTTTTGGTCAAAGTGTTACTGGGCCAAAATTTCTTTCTCTGGTTCACAGCAGAAGCAGCTGCCTTGCTTGATACTGTATTTCTCAAACAAACAAAAAACTGCCTTGCTTGATGGGCTGAAGCTAGCAAGCAATACGGGATGCtctaattttatttttattttttatttgggagaaaactttcgatctatttatcttcaatcatagcagtacaatgaacactggaaataataaaaattacatcctgATCCGTAGACCAACTAGCGATGACTATAAgtactgaagcgagccgaagacGCGCCACCGTCATCGCCGGAGTCGGGATGCTCTAATTTGATGGTGAGAACGGACAACAACACGGTTGTGGATGCTATAAACTGCAACAAAGGATATTCTATGGTGACATCGTCTGTTCTTGATGATTCTCATAGTATTTTACTAGATTTCGGGAGGGTTTTATTGAGCATTGTAGTAGAGAGATAAATTATGTAGATCATGGGTTGGCTAGATGGGGACGTGCAAACAACCCTTCTCTTTGGATTGATGCCCCACCTAGCTCATCCTAAGACTGTTAGCGGACAATGTAACTATTATTTGATTAATAAAGTAAACCTTCCCTTAAAAAACCCAAAAAATAGTGAAAAAGTTCATTAATTTCTGATTTTTATGATAAACATTGCTGAAAGTTTTAGCTTCCTGAAAATTTTCGTGATGAAATAACTTTGGTGGCGGTCTGGACAAAAAAGAACAAAATCGATGCTCCAAGACGCTTCCAACAATAGTTTTTTCGGAGCATCCTTTTTTTCAGACCTACATGAATGTCATTTCATAACAAAAAATTGCAGCAAGTTAAAACTTTCACCAATGTTTATAAAAAAATCAGAGTTTTTTTTACTAATTTTTCAGATTTTATATTTCATTAGGGAGCATGTGAGCTTGGATTCAAATACTCCACGTCCAAGAAAAGTATACTTTTCCCCCTCAAATCCATCTAGCTGGATCAaattcctcccccccccccccccccaaagtcTAAAACCAGTTAAATCAACCCCCAAACCTTGCAATACCGAATCAATAAGCCCCTCGAGTGGTTTTGCGAAGGATTACGTCCGGTTTTGACTATAGGTTGTTGACTTGTGCCCCGTGATGCAGTGTTCAGAACTTTAGTCAAAACCACGTGCAATCCTTCCCAAAACCACTCAAGGGGCTAATTGATCTAGTATTGCAGAGTTGAGGGCATGATTTAACTGGTTTTAGACTTTGGGGGGAATTTGGTCCAACTAGAGAGATTTGAGGGGGGAAAGTATACTTTCCTCATAGGTATAATTCTTTAAAACTTGAACAATTTTTTAGAAACGTAAACAATGTTTGAAATTGAGAACATTGTTTGAAACTGTGAAAAGAAATTAAGCATGAACTTTCTTTAAACAAAATATGAAAATAATTAAATTGAGtaaaaattatgaaaattgtGAATACTATCTGAAAGttctgaacattttttgataAAGCAATCAGTCTTtgaaattccaaaaaaataactTTTTTAAGAACGTGAACAAATTTTTGAAGCTTTTGAAAAAACGAACATCTTTTAAAGTTTTGaaagatttttatgaaacttaCATGATATTTTGCAAGTTTTATAAAAGAAGGGGAAAAACCAGTAACAACGTAAAAGAGAAAACTTGGAAGAAAAAAACCATCAAGAAAACAACAggaaaaaacagagaaaaaaaatgAACCAGAACCTTTGGGAAGGTTCCCAAAGCCATAACCTTCAAGAATTGGGATCTCTTG
The sequence above is a segment of the Aegilops tauschii subsp. strangulata cultivar AL8/78 chromosome 6, Aet v6.0, whole genome shotgun sequence genome. Coding sequences within it:
- the LOC109732085 gene encoding FBD-associated F-box protein At3g52670 isoform X1 → MSYLLSNLLRRTILLSIASSAPAKRWSPWQSLEFAGGQQVPRHRKTSPVMANMVEDSQDDRLSKLPDDVLLNIVERLGIVDVARTTVLSRRWKQIPAILSKVVILAGSFEPKHEDWSKLTPDDIVRANTTVLEATRSILERRAGSLYPIHLLRMQFYLGDESILIGQTVANAIATQKVDSAEFTILTKVRKKCTKNELLIYGKQFMSFFDSCPNAFGGLARLTLENLRLGESGFPKIFSICKQLEFLSLYECDMGIKSLLEVEHPQLSELVIVCGRFERVDLKWAPKLTKLKFNVFRCRDDPFCLGYVPLLQTVSIINVAFTWHKMLKLSELLDKAAISNLSLDFKSEKIWVKPEGRRQLLPVFHKLSILNLINIAEECDLTWTMFLLDGAPSLKELHILVRNHLCEMVTGKRRELPVVCKEKDKGLEWEPSTSDFKHHNLAGLSIYGRFHAVDKLVRFARNVVEAAVNLEDIRLYKSPVCVRCKYMLQEWTFEETSWLRYEFSKEIPSHVRIHFPSLGQVF
- the LOC109732085 gene encoding F-box/LRR-repeat protein At3g26922 isoform X2 — encoded protein: MANMVEDSQDDRLSKLPDDVLLNIVERLGIVDVARTTVLSRRWKQIPAILSKVVILAGSFEPKHEDWSKLTPDDIVRANTTVLEATRSILERRAGSLYPIHLLRMQFYLGDESILIGQTVANAIATQKVDSAEFTILTKVRKKCTKNELLIYGKQFMSFFDSCPNAFGGLARLTLENLRLGESGFPKIFSICKQLEFLSLYECDMGIKSLLEVEHPQLSELVIVCGRFERVDLKWAPKLTKLKFNVFRCRDDPFCLGYVPLLQTVSIINVAFTWHKMLKLSELLDKAAISNLSLDFKSEKIWVKPEGRRQLLPVFHKLSILNLINIAEECDLTWTMFLLDGAPSLKELHILVRNHLCEMVTGKRRELPVVCKEKDKGLEWEPSTSDFKHHNLAGLSIYGRFHAVDKLVRFARNVVEAAVNLEDIRLYKSPVCVRCKYMLQEWTFEETSWLRYEFSKEIPSHVRIHFPSLGQVF